The proteins below are encoded in one region of Mycteria americana isolate JAX WOST 10 ecotype Jacksonville Zoo and Gardens chromosome 22, USCA_MyAme_1.0, whole genome shotgun sequence:
- the LOC142419730 gene encoding olfactory receptor 5V1-like — MENQTSGTEFVLLGLTRDPLLQRLLFTVVLIIYLITLLGNTVVMMVIRTDLHLHSPMYIFLFHLALVDICYATAVVPKILVNFLVKGSITIAVNACMTQMFFIFLSAGCEVFMLSVMAYDRYVAICNPLKYQKAMSKHFCYQLVGSAWAMGLLYSVLNTIPVLNIQFCGHTEIKHFSCELPPLLSAACSGTFLSKLILLFSAVIFGSSSFLLTLISYIYIIATVLKIQSAEGRHKAFSTCSSHFIVVGLLYITALFQYTKPKSVSSIILDQVLSTQYSILTPMLNPIIYSLKNKDVKTALGRILKKLQFV, encoded by the coding sequence ATGGAAAACCAAACAAGTGGAACTGAGTTTGTTCTCTTGGGACTTACAAGAGATCCACTCCTTCAAAGACTCCTATTCactgtggttttaattatttaCCTAATCACTTTATTAGGAAATACGGTAGTCATGATGGTCATAAGGACTGATCTCCACCTTCACTCTCCTATGTAcatcttcctctttcatttaGCTCTTGTTGACATCTGTTATGCCACTGCTGTTGTTCCAAAGATACTGGTGAATTTCCTTGTGAAAGGAAGCATAACCATTGCTGTGAATGCTTGTATGACTCAAatgttcttcatcttcctctcagCTGGGTGTGAAGTGTTTATGCTTTCAGTAATGGCATATGACCGATATGTGGCCATCTGTAATCCACTGAAGTATCAAAAGGCTATGAGCAAACATTTCTGTTATCAGCTGGTAGGGAGTGCATGGGCAATGGGTCTCTTATATTCAGTTCTAAACACAATTCCTGTGTTAAATATTCAATTCTGTGGGCACACAGAAATCAAACATttcagctgtgagctgccccctCTCCTGTCTGCTGCTTGCAGTGGGACCTTTCTCAGTAAacttattcttcttttttctgctgtgatCTTTGGGTCCAGCTCCTTTTTGCTCACCCTCATATCCTACATCTATATCATTGCCACTGTCCTGAAGATACAGTCTGCAGAAGGGAGGCACAAAGCTTTCTCCACTTGCAGCTCCCACTTCATTGTAGTGGGGTTACTCTACATAACTGCTCTGTTCCAATATACAAAACCCAAATCAGTCTCATCAATCATTCTAGACCAAGTGCTGTCCACCCAGTACAGCATCTTAACCCCCATGCTGAATCCCATCATCTacagcctgaaaaataaagatgtgaaAACAGCCTTAGGCAGAATTCTAAAGAAACTTCAATTTGTATAA